One window from the genome of Balaenoptera musculus isolate JJ_BM4_2016_0621 chromosome 3, mBalMus1.pri.v3, whole genome shotgun sequence encodes:
- the ZNF879 gene encoding zinc finger protein 879 isoform X2, giving the protein MNQLIGDGPFDFKLGEIYINEEKLENQQGKKNRPLREVLVTIKKTCMKEKNFTGIDLGKNFDLKLSLIRKPRIVSRGRKPCSQQYSVLFKQLGINTVRKCYKCSICGKIFLHSSSLSKHQRIHTGEKLYKCKECRKAFSQSSSLTQHLRVHTGEKPYICSECGKAFSFTTSLIGHQRMHTGERPYKCNECGKTFKGSSSLNNHQRIHTGEKPYKCNECGRAFSQCSSLIQHHRIHTGEKPYECSQCGKAFTSISRLSRHHRIHTGEKPFNCNECGKVFSYHSALIIHQRIHTGEKPYACKECGKAFSQSSALIQHQRIHTGEKPYKCNECGKAFSWISRLNIHNRIHTGEKPYNCKECGKAFSSHSAVNTHRKIHTGEKPYKCNDCEKAFNQSSALIQHQRIHTGEKPYNCKVCGKAFRQSSSLMTHMRIHTGEKPYKCKECGKAFSQSSSLTNHQRTHTGEKL; this is encoded by the coding sequence ATGAATCAACTCATAGGTGATGGTCCTTTTGACTTCAAGTTGGGAGAAATCTACATAAATGAGGAAAAACTAGAGAATCAACAAGGCAAAAAGAACAGACCTTTGAGGGAAGTCTTAGTTACCATCAAGAAAACCTGTATGAAGGAGAAGAACTTTACAGGTATTGACCTTGGGAAAAATTTTGATCTAAAATTATCACTTATTAGAAAACCCAGAATTGTTTCCAGAGGAAGGAAACCCTGTTCACAGCAGTATTCAGTTCTATTTAAACAGCTGGGAATCAACACAGTGCGTAAGTGTTACAAGTGTAGTATCTGCGGGAAAATCTTCCTCCACAGTTCTTCTCTGAGTAAACATCAGAGAATCCATACTGGAGAGAAGCTCTATAAATGTAAGGAATGTAGGAAAGCTTTTAGCCAAAGCTCATCTCTAACTCAGCACCTGAgagttcatactggagagaagcctTATATATGtagtgaatgtggaaaagccttcagtTTCACTACATCTCTCATTGGACATCAGAGAATGCATACTGGAGAGAGACCctataaatgtaatgaatgtggaaaaacATTTAAAGGTAGTTCATCCCTTAATAATCACCAGcgaattcatactggagaaaagccctataagtgtaatgaatgtgggaGAGCCTTTAGCCAGTGCTCATCTCTTATTCAGCATCatagaattcatactggagagaaaccgtATGAATGTAGtcagtgtgggaaagcctttactTCAATATCGCGGCTAAGTAGACACCatagaattcatactggagagaaaccctttaATTGTAATGAGTGTGGAAAAGTATTTAGTTACCACTCAGCTCTTATtatacatcagagaattcacactggtgAGAAACCTTACGCctgtaaagaatgtgggaaagccttcagccaAAGCTCAGCTCTTATACAACATcaaagaattcatactggagaaaaaccttacaaatgtaatgaatgtgggaaagctttctCCTGGATTTCACGGCTTAATATACACAACAGAatccatactggagagaaaccatataactgtaaggaatgtggaaaagccttcagtTCCCACTCAGCAGTTAATACTCATCGaaaaattcatactggagagaaaccttataaatGTAATGACTGTGAAAAAGCCTTCAACCAAAGCTCAGCTCTCATTCAGcaccagagaattcatactggagagaaaccatataaCTGTAAAgtatgtgggaaagcctttagaCAGAGTTCATCCCTTATGACACATATGAGAATTCATACAGGAGAAAAGCCTtataaatgtaaagaatgtgggaaagctttcagtcagAGCTCATCCCTTACAAATCATCAGAGGACTCATACTGGAGAAAAACTATAA
- the ZNF879 gene encoding zinc finger protein 879 isoform X1, whose product MATRLLPAQALESVTFRDVAVFFSRDEWLHLDSAQRTLYQEVMLENYSTLFSLGILFSKPKVILQLEQGEDPWMVENGVSQSTCLGWESLFETTVSEEENQEVMNQLIGDGPFDFKLGEIYINEEKLENQQGKKNRPLREVLVTIKKTCMKEKNFTGIDLGKNFDLKLSLIRKPRIVSRGRKPCSQQYSVLFKQLGINTVRKCYKCSICGKIFLHSSSLSKHQRIHTGEKLYKCKECRKAFSQSSSLTQHLRVHTGEKPYICSECGKAFSFTTSLIGHQRMHTGERPYKCNECGKTFKGSSSLNNHQRIHTGEKPYKCNECGRAFSQCSSLIQHHRIHTGEKPYECSQCGKAFTSISRLSRHHRIHTGEKPFNCNECGKVFSYHSALIIHQRIHTGEKPYACKECGKAFSQSSALIQHQRIHTGEKPYKCNECGKAFSWISRLNIHNRIHTGEKPYNCKECGKAFSSHSAVNTHRKIHTGEKPYKCNDCEKAFNQSSALIQHQRIHTGEKPYNCKVCGKAFRQSSSLMTHMRIHTGEKPYKCKECGKAFSQSSSLTNHQRTHTGEKL is encoded by the exons ATGGCCACAAGATTGCTGCCAGCCCAGGCTCTG GAGTCTGTGACATTCAGGGATGTGGCTGTGTTCTTCAGCCGGGATGAGTGGTTGCATCTGGACTCTGCGCAGAGAACCTTGTACCAggaggtgatgctggagaactacaGCACTCTGTTCTCGCTGG GGATTCTGTTTTCCAAACCAAAAGTTATCCTCCAGTTAGAGCAAGGGGAAGACCCCTGGATGGTGGAAAATGGAGTTTCTCAAAGCACATGTCTAG gaTGGGAGAGCTTGTTTGAAACCACagtttctgaagaagaaaatcaggAAGTAATGAATCAACTCATAGGTGATGGTCCTTTTGACTTCAAGTTGGGAGAAATCTACATAAATGAGGAAAAACTAGAGAATCAACAAGGCAAAAAGAACAGACCTTTGAGGGAAGTCTTAGTTACCATCAAGAAAACCTGTATGAAGGAGAAGAACTTTACAGGTATTGACCTTGGGAAAAATTTTGATCTAAAATTATCACTTATTAGAAAACCCAGAATTGTTTCCAGAGGAAGGAAACCCTGTTCACAGCAGTATTCAGTTCTATTTAAACAGCTGGGAATCAACACAGTGCGTAAGTGTTACAAGTGTAGTATCTGCGGGAAAATCTTCCTCCACAGTTCTTCTCTGAGTAAACATCAGAGAATCCATACTGGAGAGAAGCTCTATAAATGTAAGGAATGTAGGAAAGCTTTTAGCCAAAGCTCATCTCTAACTCAGCACCTGAgagttcatactggagagaagcctTATATATGtagtgaatgtggaaaagccttcagtTTCACTACATCTCTCATTGGACATCAGAGAATGCATACTGGAGAGAGACCctataaatgtaatgaatgtggaaaaacATTTAAAGGTAGTTCATCCCTTAATAATCACCAGcgaattcatactggagaaaagccctataagtgtaatgaatgtgggaGAGCCTTTAGCCAGTGCTCATCTCTTATTCAGCATCatagaattcatactggagagaaaccgtATGAATGTAGtcagtgtgggaaagcctttactTCAATATCGCGGCTAAGTAGACACCatagaattcatactggagagaaaccctttaATTGTAATGAGTGTGGAAAAGTATTTAGTTACCACTCAGCTCTTATtatacatcagagaattcacactggtgAGAAACCTTACGCctgtaaagaatgtgggaaagccttcagccaAAGCTCAGCTCTTATACAACATcaaagaattcatactggagaaaaaccttacaaatgtaatgaatgtgggaaagctttctCCTGGATTTCACGGCTTAATATACACAACAGAatccatactggagagaaaccatataactgtaaggaatgtggaaaagccttcagtTCCCACTCAGCAGTTAATACTCATCGaaaaattcatactggagagaaaccttataaatGTAATGACTGTGAAAAAGCCTTCAACCAAAGCTCAGCTCTCATTCAGcaccagagaattcatactggagagaaaccatataaCTGTAAAgtatgtgggaaagcctttagaCAGAGTTCATCCCTTATGACACATATGAGAATTCATACAGGAGAAAAGCCTtataaatgtaaagaatgtgggaaagctttcagtcagAGCTCATCCCTTACAAATCATCAGAGGACTCATACTGGAGAAAAACTATAA